Genomic segment of Geminocystis herdmanii PCC 6308:
CAAGAGATTATCCAGACTGCCCAAAATGCTTTAAATGAAAGTAAAATTCAAGCAGAAATTTTGCAAAACAGAATCAATTTACTGAAATAAATTAATAATTAACAATTAACAATTAACAGTCTCAATTCTCAATTCTTCATTCTTTATTCTCAATTCTCCATTCCTGATTCATCGCTTATAATAAAAATTTATTTTAATGATTAAAATGATTAAAAATTGTTAACTAATATCTCTTTCCTTACTCAAGGCTATAACTTATTATAGAACTTATAGACGAAATTCTATGATTTATTATATTAATATTGCTTAAAATTTATATTTATGAATAAAGTACCATGATTATATTAGAAAGTTTTGTTTTGTTGACAATCCTCTGTGGATTTTTCGGTATTCTCCTGAAAGAGAATTTGTTAATGAAAACTATCTCTATGGATATTATGAGTACAGGAATTATTGCCTATTATGTGTTTATTGCTTCCCGTGATGGATTATTTACCCCTATTATCACGGAAAAAGTAGTTAGCTATGCCGATCCTGTACCACAAGCGATAATTTTAACTGCCATCGTCATTGGTTTTTCTACTCAAGCCTT
This window contains:
- a CDS encoding NADH-quinone oxidoreductase subunit K, with product MIILESFVLLTILCGFFGILLKENLLMKTISMDIMSTGIIAYYVFIASRDGLFTPIITEKVVSYADPVPQAIILTAIVIGFSTQALMLVAIMKLAKNNPTLETKEIEKNNS